The following are encoded in a window of Nitrospiraceae bacterium genomic DNA:
- a CDS encoding OmpA family protein, giving the protein MIEVLSFSNVRRVGKFGLLGGCLIAIMGGCSSKLQTTVISVTEPPAMPQAVKVEPETPPAEAVVRPPVQAEALNGIAAMDIPVEEPVRPVIRPAAPADIFATPRTTVVEPAVSSPLEAPLVAEPVITPSPILPTMPGQASPQDSQVAGIPPIALEPEMPARPVIREEAAPPDQMIARVEPEMDSSAQQASGVPEVIEKKTEALLKSLGDIYFDYDRFSIRADAISVLQKNAQTLASGLANNKIVIEGHCDQRGTESYNMVLGERRANAVREYLVDLGVPSENLQVVSYGKEKPFCTDQNEECWQENRRGHFVVQ; this is encoded by the coding sequence ATGATCGAAGTATTGTCTTTTTCGAATGTAAGGAGAGTAGGAAAATTTGGCCTATTGGGCGGATGCCTGATTGCGATAATGGGGGGGTGTAGTTCCAAACTACAAACGACGGTTATTAGTGTGACTGAGCCTCCAGCTATGCCCCAAGCGGTAAAAGTCGAACCTGAGACACCACCTGCTGAGGCGGTTGTTCGGCCGCCCGTGCAAGCTGAAGCGTTAAATGGGATCGCCGCTATGGACATTCCTGTGGAAGAGCCTGTCCGCCCGGTTATTCGTCCCGCGGCTCCAGCTGATATTTTTGCAACTCCTCGAACGACAGTTGTTGAACCTGCTGTTTCTTCGCCTCTAGAAGCTCCCCTGGTAGCTGAACCCGTTATTACTCCGTCTCCTATCTTACCAACCATGCCAGGCCAGGCATCTCCTCAAGACTCACAAGTGGCTGGGATCCCGCCGATTGCGCTTGAACCGGAAATGCCCGCACGACCGGTAATTCGGGAAGAGGCGGCTCCCCCGGATCAAATGATCGCTCGGGTGGAGCCTGAGATGGACTCATCAGCTCAGCAAGCCTCAGGAGTGCCTGAAGTCATTGAAAAGAAGACGGAAGCTTTGCTCAAATCGTTGGGAGATATTTATTTCGATTATGACCGATTTTCTATTCGGGCGGATGCGATCTCTGTTCTGCAGAAAAATGCCCAAACACTGGCTTCCGGCTTGGCGAATAATAAGATTGTGATCGAAGGACATTGTGATCAGCGTGGCACGGAAAGTTATAATATGGTGCTTGGCGAGCGACGGGCAAATGCGGTGAGGGAATATTTAGTTGATTTGGGCGTCCCCAGTGAAAATCTGCAGGTTGTGAGTTATGGAAAAGAGAAGCCGTTTTGCACCGATCAGAATGAAGAGTGCTGGCAGGAAAACCGACGTGGTCATTTTGTCGTGCAGTAA
- a CDS encoding response regulator has protein sequence MKILGVYQHSPKSGPPKVPIKDRILLVDDDRHHRTCLKEFLELRGYVCSEAGNGVEGLEILQKESVSIIITDNNMPQMDGLDFIEQVNHRYSQEILSIFLITAELSHLVRLRAFKNGVNRVFEKPLDFQELCNAVDWVTKFDIHQSTTNKYSSARYF, from the coding sequence ATGAAAATTTTAGGCGTGTATCAGCATTCACCAAAATCCGGCCCTCCCAAGGTTCCCATCAAAGACAGAATCCTGTTAGTTGATGATGATCGACATCATCGAACCTGCCTGAAAGAATTTCTAGAGCTTCGGGGGTATGTGTGTTCAGAAGCAGGAAATGGTGTGGAAGGGCTTGAAATTTTACAGAAAGAGTCCGTCTCCATCATCATTACCGACAACAATATGCCACAGATGGATGGACTTGATTTCATTGAACAAGTGAATCACAGATATTCCCAGGAAATTCTCTCCATTTTTCTCATCACTGCCGAATTATCCCACCTTGTCCGTCTTCGGGCATTTAAAAACGGGGTCAATCGGGTCTTTGAAAAGCCCTTGGATTTTCAGGAGCTCTGCAATGCCGTAGACTGGGTCACAAAATTTGACATCCATCAATCGACGACCAACAAATACTCCTCCGCCAGAT
- a CDS encoding cupin domain-containing protein has protein sequence MELSQNLFANIPEHVDHELTSEVLRSRSVRIERIVSRGQSSPPDFWYDQAEHEWVVVLAGKATLKIEGQPERMLGPGDALHLPAHTRHRVEWTDPQQDTIWLAVLWKP, from the coding sequence ATGGAACTATCTCAAAATCTCTTCGCCAATATTCCTGAACATGTTGACCACGAATTGACGAGTGAGGTCTTGAGGAGTCGTTCTGTAAGAATTGAACGCATCGTGTCGCGGGGCCAGTCCTCTCCACCAGATTTCTGGTATGACCAGGCAGAGCATGAATGGGTTGTAGTGCTGGCAGGAAAGGCGACACTCAAGATTGAAGGACAACCTGAAAGGATGCTTGGACCTGGAGATGCCCTTCATCTTCCAGCGCATACCAGACATCGGGTGGAATGGACCGACCCCCAACAAGACACGATCTGGCTCGCAGTGCTTTGGAAGCCATGA